atgatattattactatgggtcctattactattattgatattattacaagtcctgttattattgatattattattattatgggtcctattattatgatattattactatgggtcctattactattattgatattattacaagtcctgttattattgatattcttattattatgggtcctattattattacgGGTCTTTATGGGTCCTATTACTATTACTTTATTGTTAGCAGTAATATCATTGCAGGACCACTTGATCATCATGGCCATGACCTTATGCCCCATGGGGGTCTCCTCgtgtgggtggccatctgtcgggagtggttGGGTGTTGTTGGTGTGTGGCCCACCCacccctctctctctgtctcgcTGTCTCTCTAGGTCCGAGCTGACCCCTCCGAGCCTGTCCGAGGGGCTCTCCTCCGCCCCTCCGGCCGTGTCCTTCCAGCCGGACTTCCACGCGGAGGACGTGCAGATGGAGGTGTGGAAGCGCCTGTTGCGGCGAGTGCTGCCGACCCCGGAGGCCCTGACGCTGGAGGGTCCCTCGTGGGCGGCGGGGCAGGGGGGTCGTCGGGGGAGCCTCCCGGAGCGGTCGGAGGGGGGCCCCTCGTGGGCGGTGGGTCGGAGGGGCTTCTCGTGGGGGCGGCACTACTGGGAGGTGGAGGTGGGGTCCCGGGGGTCCTGGCGCCTGGGCCTGGTCAAGGCCTCCGCCCTGGGACCCCCCCGGCAGAGGGCCCGGCTGCCCAAGAGCCCGGCGGGGGGGGCCTGGCTGGTGGGGCTGCGGGGGGGCTCCCGGCTGGAGGCCCTGGCGGGGCCCCCCCTGCCCCTGCCCCTCCCCCTGGGGGCCCCCCCCTCCCGCCTGGGCCTCTTCCTCCACTACCCCGCCGGGGAGCTCACCTTCTTCGACGCCAGCCGCGCCCCCCGGGAGATGGCCCCCCTCTACACCTTCCGGGGGGGCTTCCAGGGGACACTCTACCCCGTCCTCGACCTCGGGCCCTGGGGGCACAAGGGGCACCCCGCCCTCGCCCCGCCCATCCTGCCCAGGATggatggaagggaagggaagaaagatagAAATAGAGGGaacgaagaagaggaagagaaggaggaggaagaggaaggcggCCAAGGGGAGACCCAGCAGCACACCAAGCTGTAGTCAAGCAGAGGGAGagatagatggaaggaaggagagaataaGTATGGGTGGATGGTTGGATGGGGAGGGAGGTTCTTCTGCTAATTTTGGGGGACACCTGTCTTACAAACATTTAtgttcaatatatatatacattcgtTGATGTTAAACATAGATTGTAAAAGTGTAGGCCGGCTCGTTCATAAAGCACTAGAACTCACTCTGACGTGGTGGTCATGGGCCTCGTGTTCTCCCTGGTTTCCCTCTTCCCAAACGCCAAACAAAGGgccccagtgtgtgtgtgtatgtgtatgtttgaGGAAGGGAGTGTTAGCGTTGGCTCCGCCGCCAACTTAGGAAACTCTTTTCCGAAGGGAGGAATTCCGGAGAAGACAGAGACCCTTTCAGGGCGTCCCGGCCAGCCGGCCGGGACGGCCTGAAAGGGTCTCTGTCTTCTCCGGAATTCCTCCCTTCGGAAAAGTTTCCTAAATTGGCGGCGGAGCCAACACTAACACTCCCTTCCTCAAACTTTGCCCAGACTCAGAAAAGAAAGAGCCCCTTCTTGCGAATTTGCTTTTCCCCTCCCTgactgactttgcaaacttcacggCTACTCAGTGCTATCTGAATCGCTCACCGCGACAATCACACTCCCACcccgtatatatacacacagtagagtctcacttttccaagcctccagtggcctaggggataaaagcctcgtgacttgaaggctgccaggttcgaatcccacccggggagaccgcgggtgagctccctccatcagctccagctccatgcggggacaggagagaagcctcccaaaaaggatggtaaaaacatccaggcaacttccttgcagacggccaattctctcactccagaagcaacttcagttgctcctgacacgaaaaaaatagactgtaatattattagttatattacatgtaatatataaatttaaaatagtgtattattattattttctagcacaatataagcattatatattactatattgtattataccactagactgcgatattattagtaatattacatgtagtatataatatacatttataatagtgtattattatattttctagcacaagcattatatattactatattgtactataccactagactacaatattattaataatattacatgtaatatataatatacatttataatagtgtattattatcattatattttctagcacaatataagcattaaaataaatttatttatttatttataatagtgtattattattatatatatattgtactataccactagactgcaatattattagtgatattatatgtaatatataatatacatttataatagtgtattattatattttctagcacaatataagcattaaaataaataaataaaatttatttataatagtgtattattatcattatattttctagcacaatataagcattatatattactatcttgtactataccactggactgcaatattattagtaatattatatgtaatatataatatagatttataataatgtattattactattatattttctagcacaatataagcattatatattactatattgtactataccactagactacaatattattagtaatattacatgtaatatataatatacatttataatagtgtattattatattttctagtataatataagcattatatattactatattgtactataacactagactacaatattattagtaatattacatgtaatatataatatacatttataatagtgtattattatattttctagtataatataagcattatatattactatattgtactataccactagactacaatattattagtaatattacatgtaatatataatttctAATTATAATGGTgtgttatattacattataatattattatcaatattatatgtatatacaatatattatatattgaaaacattgactacaaaaatgcgttggataatccagaaccttggataagcgaggcttggataagcgagactctactgtattgttattgttatataataacatgacatattattattctatattatattataattatattataatcatattatatattatattattactctatattttatatataattttacacaaatttgacagaaaaagtagttcaatatgcacacacacacacacacacacagagaacctTTAGCCAAcgttgtgggcgaaacgccaggagagagtgctgctgggcTTGGGTAATCcagaccttggataagcgaggtttggataagtgagactctaatacatatatatacacacagagagagagagaacctttAAGCCACtgttgtgggcgaaacgccaggagagagtgctgctgggcttgggtaatccagaaccaaaataccatgatatattgaaaacattgactacaaaaatggcttggataatccagaagcttggataagtgagactctactgtacacacacacagaaccttTAGCcacatatgtgggcgaaacgtcaggagtgagtGCTGCtgggcttggataatccagagggttggataagtgagactctactgtatatacatatatatacacacacagagagagaacacCTTTAAGCcacatatgtgggcgaaacgccaggagagagtgctgctgggcttggataatccagaaccttggataactgagactctactgtatatacacattcatatatatatatatacacacgcagagagagagagaacctttaagccacagatgtgggcaaaacaccaggagagagtgctgctgggcttggatcatccagaggcttggataagtgagactctactgcatatacacatgcatatatacacacacacacacacacagagagagaacctTTAAGCCACcgttgtgggcgaaatgtcaggagagagtgctgctgggattggatcatccagaaccttggataagcgagactctactgtatatatacacacagagagagagaacctTTAAGCCACcgttgtgggcgaaacatcaggagagagtgctgcttggataaatgagactactgtgtatacacatacatatatacacacacagagaaccTTTAAGCCACagatgttggtgaaacgtcaggagagagtgctgctgggattggatcatccagaacctactgtatatatacacacacacacagagagagagagagagaacctttAAGCCAccgttgtgggcgaaacgtcaggagagagtgctgcttggataaatgagactactgtgtatacacatacatatatatacacacgcagAGAGAGAGAACCTTTAAGCCAccgttgtgggcgaaacgtcaggagagagtgctgcttggataaatgagactactgtgtatacacatacatatatatacacacgcagAGAGAGAGAACCTTTAAGCCAccgttgtgggcgaaacgtcaggagagagtgctgctgggggggggggccgCGCTGGCCAGGTAGAGCAGGAAAACCCACAGCGATCCCtaccgggggtgggggggggggggaacacggGACGGGACTGTGGATTTTGCGCGGGCAGGCCCGGCCACGCTCCTGCAGCactctctccagacgtttcgcctGGTTTTGCGGGAGGGggggggattcaaggtggctcgcAATCCCACACTCGGGCAAGTGCGATACGTGTGAGTGTGAAGCCCGGAGAGCAGCTGTtgccccccctctcccccccccccccgggtgcccCCCGCCCTGTATACATTCCCTGCAAAGTGACACAAAGGGGCTCTTTATTCGGAAGCGGAGGATGGAGGAACGGAGGAATGCCCTTTGGACTCTGTAACGCCCCctccccaataataataaattacagcATTAAATAAAACATAGAGAAAGAGAGCTCCGAACTGTGCAAAAATCAGCCCCCTTTTGCATAGCGCACCCTAGTGTCTCTCGGGACGGACGGGTCCCGTTTCCGCGTCTCTTTGGCGTCATTAATTATACAGGaaaaagaggaattccaggcagggtacaatcggggccagctaacacctcccaacaaaggatagtCAGTCCCCAAGCCAGGATTTGCAGCtgccaaggccattcaatgctaatcaaggggaatCAATGCCTccaacaaagagttctttctttctcccaccctggacgtcatTCCACTGGGAGATACAGGgtacaatcggggccagctaacacctcccaacaaaggatttgcagctgcaaggccattcaatgctaatcaaggggaatcaatggcaacatccacacttgcctcccaaccaagagttctttctttctcccaccctggacgtcatTCCACTGGGAGATACAGGgtacaatcggggccagctaacaacaCCCAACAAAGAtttcccccagtcaggaagcaggcaggctttgaagctgcaaggccattcaatgctaatcaaggggatcaATGGCAACATCCATACTTTCTTCcaacacactttctttctcccatcctggacgtcATACAggatacaatcagggccagctaacccctcccgAGAAAAGACTTCCCCCAGTcaggaaccagccaggctttgcagctgcaaagccagtcaatgctaatcaatggcaacatccacacttgcctccaacagacaaaagagttttctttctctctcccaccctggatgtcATTCCACTGGGAGATACAGGgtacaatcggggccagctaacccctcccaacaaaggatttgcaGCGGCAAGGtcagtcaatgctaatcaaggggaatcaacggcaacatccacacttgcctccgacagacagagttctctttctttctcccacgctggatgTCATTTCACTGGGAGATACAGGgtacaatcggggccagctaacccctcccgAGAAAAGACTTCCCCCAGCCAGGAAGTGGCCAGGTCCTTCGATGCCAATGAAGGTGGCCAACGGCAACATCCACaccttcctccaacagacaaaagagttCTTTCCTTTTCCCGCCCTGGATGTCATACAGggtacaatcagggccagctaacacctgccgagaaaggatttcccccagtcaggaagcagccaggcgttgAGCCTGCAAGGTCCTTCGATGCCAATGAAGGTGGCCAACGGCAACATCCACaccttcctccaacagacaaaagagttTTCCTTTTCCCGCCCTGGATGTCATACAGggtacaatcagggccagctaacccctcccgagaaaggatttcccccagtcaGGAGGCGGCCGGGCGTTGGGGCTGCCGTCAGGGGTGTTGTTGCGGTGGCGGGGGCGCCTGCTTGTGTGGGGGGGCGCGGCGGGGCCCCCGGGCGCGGCAGAGCCCCTGCCAGGCCTGGAGGGTCTTGGGGCTCCAGACCCAGGCGCCGGAGGAGATGCCGGCGGCGAAGGACATGGCGGTCTTGAGGAGGAAGAGCGGGGCGGCGGGGGCGGAGGCGGGCAGGAGGCAGGCGGGGCCGCAGGGGCGGGGGGCGCGTTGCAGGTCCCGCCAGCGCTGCCCGTGGGCGCTCTCGTAGAGCAGGCAGCCGAGGGCGGCGGAGGCGGGCAGGGCGTGGAGCAGCGAGAAGGCCCCCAGGCGCAGCATCAGCCGCTCCAGCTTCTGGGTGTCGGAGCCGCCCGTCTTGAGCGCCCGCCGGATGCGGAAGAGCGCCGCGAAGCCCGCCAGCAGGAAGGAGGTCCCGGCCAGGAGGCAGCCGGCCAGCGGGAGCAGCACCAGCGCCGCCGGGAGCGCCCCGGGACCCCAGGCGGGCACCGCGCACAGGCCGGTCAGCTCGTCCCCCGAGACCGCGCCCAGGGCCAGGGCGGCCGCCGACTGCAGGGCGGGCAGGCCCCAGGCGGCCAGGTGGAAGTAGCGGCTCAGCCCCCCGATGGCCTCGTGGCCCCACTTCTTGCCCGCGGCCAGGAACCAGGCCACGGCCAGCACCGCCCACCAGGCGGAGGAGGCCATGCCGGGGAAGAAGGTCAGCAGGAAGGCCGCCACGCAGGGACCGTGCCTCTGCGCCTCCCCCGCCGGGAGCAGGAACGGGCCGCCGCCGGCCCCCCCGGACTCCGCGCACGAGAGGCGCTCGGCCCCGGCCAGGCCGCGCAGGAGGAACCCGGCCGCGTGGGCGTTGTAGCAGACGCAGAGGAAGGCGATGGGCCGCTCCGGGTAGCGGAAGCGCCgcggctccagcaggaaggtcagCAGCGCAAAGGCCGTGGAGGCAAAGCTCAGCGCCGCCCAGCCACACGTCCAGGCCGCCGCCAGCGCCTTGTCCCCCCGGGACCACAGCACGTCCACCGAGGCCGAGCAGCGCGCCACGCAGGAGCCCAGCCGCGGCACAAACACCAGGCGCGACGAGGGGCAGGGGGGCGGCGCGGGCACCGGGGGCACCGGGGGCGCCGGCACAGGCAGCATGCCCACCCCCAGGCCCTCCTGCCGGGCACGGAcaccggcctcctcctcctcctcccgggcagcgcctgcacaacaaacaacaacaacaacaagggtcaGTTGTAGGCCCCAcatgtcatataatataatacatataaataaatataataataacaacaacaagggtcAGTTGTAGGCCCCAcatgtcatataatataatacatataaataaatataataataacaacaacaagggtcAGTTGTAGGCCCCAcatgtcatataatataatacatataaataaatacaataataacaacaacaagggtcAGTTGTAGGCCCCAcatgtcatataatataataaatataaataaatataataataacaacaacaagggtcATTTGTAGGCCCCAcatgtcatataatataatacatataaataaatataataataacaacaacaagggtcAGTTGTAGGCCCCAcatgtcatataatataatacatataaataaatacaataataacaacaacaagggtcAGTTGTAGGCCCCAcatgtcatataatataataaatataaataaatataataataacaacaacaagggtcATTTGTAGGCCCCAcatgtcatataatataatacatataaataaatacaataataacaacaacaacagactctcagcaacccaaagtttaattttatttattatattatattattctattatactaCATGTCGCAATCAGACTCAGAGCAGCCCAAAGTTTACTTTTATTCTAATAAAGCTCAGGCAGAGTGTCAGGGGGGCGTGCTGCGGGGCCCGACCTCGGTGCTAAGTTTAattctattataataataaaaaaaaacactcgGGGGGAGTGTCAGGGGGGCGTGCTGCGGGGCCCGACCTCGGTGCTAAGTTTAattctattataataataataaaaaaaaaacaatcggGGGGAGTGTCAGGGGGGCGTGCTGCGGGGCCCGACCTCGGTGCTAAGTTTAattctattataataataaaaaaaaaaaaacaatcggGGGGAGTGTCAGGGGGGCGTGCTGCGGGGCCCGACCTCGGTGCTAAGTTTAATTctattataataattaaaaaaaacactcggGGGGAGTGTCAGGGGGGCGTGCTGCGGGGCCCGACCTGGGTGCTAAGTTTAattctattataataataaaaataaaaacaatcggGGGGAGTGTCAGGGGGGCGTGCTGCGGGGCCCGACCTGGGTGCTAAGTTTAattctattataataataaaaataaaaacaatcggGGGGAGTGTCAGGGGGGCGTGCTGCGGGGCCCGACCTGGGTGCTAAGTTTAattctattataataataataaaaaaaaacactcgGGGGGAGTGTCAGGGGGGCGTGCTGCGGGGCCCGACCTGGGTGCTAAGTTTAattctattataataataaaaataaaaacaatcggGGGGAGTGTCAGGGGGGCGTGCTGCGGGGCCCGACCTGGGTGCTAAGTTTAattctattataataataaaaataaaaacactcgGGGGGAGTGTCAGGGGGGCGTGCTGCGGGGCCCGACCTGGGTGCTAAGTTTAattctattataataataaaaataaaaacaatcggGGGGAGTGTCAGGGGGGCGTGCTGCGGGGCCCGACCTGGGTGCTAAGTTTAattctattataataataataaaaaaaaacactcgGGGGGAGTGTCAGGGGGGCGTGCTGCGGGGCCCGACCTGGGTGCCGAGTGTCAGGGGGGCGTGCTGCGGGCGTGCGGGGCCTACCTTGCTCCGGGTCCCGGTCCTCCCCGTCCTCCTCCTCGTGGGGCTCCTCGATGCAGAGGGCGCGGGGGTGGCGGGGGTCGGGGAGGCGGGCGCAGTCGAGGGCGGGCGGCCAGGCGAAGCGGAAGAGGGCGAGCACCGGGGCGCAGCTGCGCCGGGCGGCCTCGCACATGGGCCGGCAGGCCGGGATGGCGCGCGGGACCTGCTCGGTGCACATGGGCGCGAAGAGCGAGCAGAGCAGGAGGCGGAGCCGCGCGTGGCAGCCGTACGAGACCAGCGGCGCGAAGGCCTCCAGCGCCAGGCCCGCCTCCGCCTGCCCCGCGTGGCCCACCAGGTTCGGCATCCGCGTCGCGTTGTAGCCGATGCCCACGCACATCGGGATCCGGACCGCCTCGCACGCCGACGCCGAGGACGAGGAGCCCGGGCCCGACCACGCCGCCGCCCCGCCCGCAAAGGCCACCAGGACGCCGCAGAGCCCCACGCACAGGCGCCCGCCCGCCATCCCCGCGCGCCCAGAATGAGAGCGCCGCCGACAGGCGCCAGGCACGCCACGCCCACCGCCCCGCAGGCCTCCAATCAGCGCCCCGCCCCGCCCACAGAGGAATGGAGGCCCGGCCCACTGCCTAGCCCGCTCCAATAAGGGCCCTGCCATCCCCAGGCCCCGCCCACCCAAGGAGTCAAGCACCGCCCACTGCCTAGCCCGCTCCAATCAGGGCCCCGCCATCTTCAGGAGCCAAGCGCCGCCCACTGCTTAGTCCTCCCCAATCAGGGTCCTACCATCCCCAGGCCCCGCCCACCCAAGGAGTCAAGCGCCGCCCACTGCTTAGTCCTCCCCAATCAGAGCCCTGCCATCCCCAGGCCCCGCCCACAAAGGAATGGAGGCCCGGCCCACTGCCTAGCCCGCTCCAATCAGGGCCCTGCCATCCCCAGGCCCCGCCCACCCAAGGAGTCAAGCACCGCCCACTGCCTAGCCCGCTCCAATCAGGGCCCTGCCATCTCCAGGCCCCGCCCACCCAAGGAGTCAAGCACCGCCCACTGCCTAGCCCGCTCCAATCAGGGCCCTGCCATCTCCAGGCCCCGCCCACTGCTCAGTCCTCCCCAATCAGGGCCCTCCAATCCCTCAGGCCCCGCCCACAAAGGCAGCAGGTTCAGCCCTGACCCACGTGTGTGGGGggcatgtatacatacatatatgcatgtgtatgtacacaccaatacacatacatatacacatgtgtgtatacacatgtaTGGATGTATGTGTAtgggtgtacacacacacatgtatgggTGCATGTATGCACATggatttatgtgtatatatacacccaTACATGTATATGGGTGCATAAGTGTTCTATGTATACACACGTGTATATGTGTAGATATGTACACACGTGTGTAggtatgtatacatgtgtgtatgcacacatatGTATGTACACGCATGTATGTGTGCAGgtatgtgtacacacatatatgtgtaggTATGTATACGCGAGTGTATGTACACGTATGTATGCGTGTGCACGTATACACATGTATATGGGTGCATAAgtgtctatacacacacacatatatatatacacacatgtgtaGGTATGTACACACATGTATGTGTGCAagtatgtatacacatatatgtacacacatgtgTATAAGTacacacatttatatatgtgtatgtatgtacacacatgtATGTGTAGGTATGTATACACATGAGTGTATGTGTATGCAAACATATGCATGTATACACATGTACATGTGTACGCACACATATGTATGTACACCCATGTATGTGCATAAGTGTCtatacacacatgtatgtgtatgtatgtacacacatgtatatttatatatatttatctatctacatatttatctctctctctctatatatatatatgtatacacatatatgtgtgcatgtatacatgtgtgtgtgtatgtgtatacaaatGTCTgttgtgtatatttgtgtgtatgtggggaGGACAGgccagactgtggaggggcctgtcaatcatatatatatatgcgcacaTGTGTGGGAGGGGCCCAGGGATGGAGGGGAGGGGACGGGTGGGGCCTgtcaatcatatatatatatgtacacatgtgTGGGAGGGGCCCAGGGATGGAGGGGAGGGGACGGGTGGGGCCTgtcaatcatatatatatatgtacacatgtgTGGGAGGGACCCAGGGATGGAGGGGAGGGG
This genomic window from Anolis carolinensis isolate JA03-04 unplaced genomic scaffold, rAnoCar3.1.pri scaffold_7, whole genome shotgun sequence contains:
- the LOC134293296 gene encoding E3 ubiquitin-protein ligase TRIM50-like isoform X1, producing the protein MSRKVSLDHLEDHLLCPICLEVFREPLMLPCGHSYCRPCVESLSGGPEARFLCPLCRQSAHAASSPPNVSLARLVEALRTGAHGGEEQQEQQEEESCPDHRNPLSLFCEDDRDVICGLCGTIGTHRHHRLTPLSTAYSRMKEDLSGRMTEVQEQARGLEELLGRLMNNKTRIVNESDVFKWVLRKHFQDLHRFVDEEKARFLGRVERQVGALQAGLEEQQEQAQAALERIRHLQERLTALSDQGQHAFIRKYSSLPSRSELTPPSLSEGLSSAPPAVSFQPDFHAEDVQMEVWKRLLRRVLPTPEALTLEGPSWAAGQGGRRGSLPERSEGGPSWAVGRRGFSWGRHYWEVEVGSRGSWRLGLVKASALGPPRQRARLPKSPAGGAWLVGLRGGSRLEALAGPPLPLPLPLGAPPSRLGLFLHYPAGELTFFDASRAPREMAPLYTFRGGFQGTLYPVLDLGPWGHKGHPALAPPILPRMDGREGKKDRNRGNEEEEEKEEEEEGGQGETQQHTKL
- the LOC134293314 gene encoding frizzled-9-like; protein product: MAGPLLERARQWAGPPFLCGRGGALIGGLRGGGRGVPGACRRRSHSGRAGMAGGRLCVGLCGVLVAFAGGAAAWSGPGSSSSASACEAVRIPMCVGIGYNATRMPNLVGHAGQAEAGLALEAFAPLVSYGCHARLRLLLCSLFAPMCTEQVPRAIPACRPMCEAARRSCAPVLALFRFAWPPALDCARLPDPRHPRALCIEEPHEEEDGEDRDPEQGAAREEEEEAGVRARQEGLGVGMLPVPAPPVPPVPAPPPCPSSRLVFVPRLGSCVARCSASVDVLWSRGDKALAAAWTCGWAALSFASTAFALLTFLLEPRRFRYPERPIAFLCVCYNAHAAGFLLRGLAGAERLSCAESGGAGGGPFLLPAGEAQRHGPCVAAFLLTFFPGMASSAWWAVLAVAWFLAAGKKWGHEAIGGLSRYFHLAAWGLPALQSAAALALGAVSGDELTGLCAVPAWGPGALPAALVLLPLAGCLLAGTSFLLAGFAALFRIRRALKTGGSDTQKLERLMLRLGAFSLLHALPASAALGCLLYESAHGQRWRDLQRAPRPCGPACLLPASAPAAPLFLLKTAMSFAAGISSGAWVWSPKTLQAWQGLCRARGPRRAPPHKQAPPPPQQHP